In Granulicella mallensis MP5ACTX8, the sequence CCAGGCCAAAGAGCACACGCGCCAGGGGTGCCTGCTTTGAACGCTCAATCTCCGCCAGCAGTGCATCCGCGGTCTTTTCACCAACACGCTCAAGCGTGAGCAACTGTTCGCGCGTAAGCGAGTAGAGATCGGCAATACTGCGAATCAGCGGCTCGTGCGATGTCTTTATCGGCTCAGCAAGCCCGGTCTGAAGCCCCTCATCACTCACTGACTCGCTAAGTCCGGGCTGAAGCCCGGACCTACCCTCTGCTGACTCGCTGTCTTCCTCCGCCTGGCCAAGCAACTGCGCCACCATCGACTCGCCGAGGCCTTCGATGTTCATCACGCCGCGCGCCGCCCAGTGCAGCAACTCCTCGCGTACCCGTGCCGGGCACACCGCATTGATGCAGCGCCAATCCACCTCGCCCTCAGCTCGCACCAGTTCGCTGCCGCAGACCGGGCAATGGCTCGGGAAGATAATCTCGCTTGTGCCGCGCGGATGCTTCGCGTCTTCTACCACCTCGGTGATCTTGGGAATCACGTCGCCGCCACGCTCGACCGAGACGAAGTCGCCGACCCGAACGCCAAGCCGCGCGATCTCGTCAGCGTTGTGCAGCGTGGCACGCGTCACCGTCGTTCCCCCGATGAACACAGGGGCAAGTGCGGCTACCGGCGTCACCTTGCCCGTGCGGCCTACCTGAAACAGCACATCATCGAGCCGGGTTACAGCAGCGCGCGCGGGAAACTTGTAGGCGATGGCCCAGCGAGGAGCCTTGCCCGTAAAGCCAAGGCGGCGCTGCTGGGCGATAGCGTCAACCTTGATCACCACTCCGTCGATCTCATACGGCAGACCATCGCGCAGGGGTTCGGCTTCGTTGATGAACGCCAGAACCTCGTCGATCGAACCAACCGTCCGTGCATGTTTGTTGACGAGGAAGCCGGCTTCACGAAGGGCCTGCAGGGCCGAGCTCTGCTCCGCGAGCAGGGGCTCTCCCTCTCGCAGCAGGAAATACGCGAAGAACTCCAACCGCCGCTGTGCAACGATATTGGGCTCGAGCGTACGGATCGTTCCTGCCGCTGCGTTGCGGGGGTTCGCTGCGGGCGCAAGCCCGGCGGCCTCACGCTCTGCGTTCATCTTCTCGAAGGCCTTCTGCGGCAGCACAACCTCACCGCGCACCTCGAACTGTTGTGGCAGACCGGCCTTCGCCAGCTTTGCAGCCTGAATATGCAGCGGCACACTGCGAATGGTGCGGACGTTCGTCGTAACGTCTTCGC encodes:
- the ligA gene encoding NAD-dependent DNA ligase LigA, giving the protein MAHTPSNALSPDQQIEALREDLRHHEHLYYVLDAPELTDAQYDARMNELRRLETEHPELVTPDSPTQRVGGKPKEGFAKVAHSRPMLSLDNAYNEAELRAWAERVVSGLPSGEVVRFVCELKLDGLSLALQYDAGAKHEAVLKTGVTRGNGTIGEDVTTNVRTIRSVPLHIQAAKLAKAGLPQQFEVRGEVVLPQKAFEKMNAEREAAGLAPAANPRNAAAGTIRTLEPNIVAQRRLEFFAYFLLREGEPLLAEQSSALQALREAGFLVNKHARTVGSIDEVLAFINEAEPLRDGLPYEIDGVVIKVDAIAQQRRLGFTGKAPRWAIAYKFPARAAVTRLDDVLFQVGRTGKVTPVAALAPVFIGGTTVTRATLHNADEIARLGVRVGDFVSVERGGDVIPKITEVVEDAKHPRGTSEIIFPSHCPVCGSELVRAEGEVDWRCINAVCPARVREELLHWAARGVMNIEGLGESMVAQLLGQAEEDSESAEGRSGLQPGLSESVSDEGLQTGLAEPIKTSHEPLIRSIADLYSLTREQLLTLERVGEKTADALLAEIERSKQAPLARVLFGLGIRFVGERTASLLAEHFGSLDDLMKASAEDLEAVNEVGPRVAQAIVEFFAEEKNRELVEKLRTVGLTFTAEKRVVGTTFAGLTFVLTGTLPTLTRDEAKQRIEDAGGKVSGSVSKKTSYVVAGEDAGSKLEKAQQLGVAVLDEAGLLALIAG